In Cyanobium sp. Tous-M-B4, a single genomic region encodes these proteins:
- a CDS encoding alpha/beta fold hydrolase, whose amino-acid sequence MAATVQPAPPPAADGSSGAEWGIHADWLWRGERCHWRVLGEENAPALLLVHGFAAGSGHWRHNAAVLAAAGWRVYGIDLIGFGASSQPSLRLDNRLWARQLQDFLEQVVQGPAVLVGHSLGGLVALSCAVFFPQLVRAVVAAPLPDPTLLLADSSSPPRRRPWQRRLQRWLVTLLCRLLPLELLVPLIAHSPLLDLGIQSAYSKAVIGDRDLHRLIARPARRPGAVRALRAMSIAMALRPYGATAPALLRRLGRPLLLIWGQRDRLVPVQVAQQVRRLRPELPLTVLPGSGHCPHDEHADAFNAALLQWLDQLPAAETLSGPGR is encoded by the coding sequence GTGGCTGCAACAGTCCAGCCTGCACCTCCACCCGCGGCGGACGGCAGCTCGGGGGCGGAGTGGGGCATCCACGCCGATTGGCTCTGGCGAGGCGAGCGCTGCCACTGGCGGGTGCTGGGGGAAGAAAATGCCCCGGCCCTGCTGCTTGTGCATGGCTTCGCCGCCGGCAGCGGCCACTGGCGCCACAACGCTGCGGTGCTGGCTGCAGCCGGCTGGCGGGTGTATGGCATTGATTTAATCGGCTTCGGCGCCTCAAGCCAGCCGTCCCTGCGACTGGACAACCGCCTCTGGGCCAGGCAGCTGCAGGACTTTCTCGAGCAGGTGGTGCAGGGGCCAGCCGTGCTGGTAGGCCATTCCCTCGGCGGTCTGGTGGCCCTCAGCTGCGCGGTGTTTTTTCCCCAGCTGGTGCGAGCCGTCGTGGCAGCCCCCCTACCCGACCCAACCTTGCTGCTGGCGGACAGCAGCAGCCCACCCCGCCGCCGGCCCTGGCAACGCCGGCTGCAGCGCTGGCTCGTGACCCTGCTCTGCCGGCTGCTGCCTCTGGAGCTACTGGTGCCCCTGATTGCCCACTCGCCCCTGCTGGATCTAGGCATCCAGTCGGCCTACAGCAAAGCTGTGATCGGCGACAGGGACCTACACCGGCTGATTGCCAGGCCAGCCCGGCGGCCTGGAGCGGTGCGGGCCCTGCGGGCGATGAGCATCGCCATGGCCCTACGTCCCTACGGAGCCACCGCCCCAGCCCTGCTACGGAGGCTGGGCCGTCCCCTGCTGTTGATCTGGGGGCAGCGCGACCGACTGGTGCCCGTTCAGGTAGCCCAGCAGGTGCGGCGGCTGCGGCCCGAGCTACCCCTAACGGTGCTGCCTGGCAGTGGTCACTGTCCCCATGACGAACATGCCGACGCCTTTAATGCCGCCTTACTTCAATGGCTTGATCAATTGCCAGCCGCCGAGACCCTTTCTGGGCCTGGGCGGTAA
- the ilvN gene encoding acetolactate synthase small subunit, whose translation MKHTLSVLVEDESGALSRISGLFARRGFNIESLAVGPAEKAGVSRLTMVVAGDDHTLEQMTKQLDKLVNVLGVIDLSHIPAVERELMLLKVSAPAETRSAILDLVQVFRANVVDVADDALTLEVVGDPGKLVALEQVMEGYGILEIARTGKVALERASGVNTAFLKVTASSKRVPA comes from the coding sequence ATGAAACACACCCTTTCGGTGTTGGTGGAAGACGAATCCGGCGCCCTCAGCCGCATCTCCGGCCTATTCGCCCGCCGCGGCTTCAACATTGAAAGCCTGGCGGTGGGTCCCGCTGAAAAAGCTGGCGTTTCCAGGCTCACCATGGTGGTCGCAGGTGACGATCACACCCTCGAGCAGATGACAAAGCAGCTCGACAAGCTGGTCAACGTGCTGGGGGTGATTGATCTATCCCACATACCTGCCGTCGAGAGGGAGCTGATGCTGCTGAAGGTGTCGGCTCCTGCCGAAACCCGCAGCGCCATCCTGGATCTGGTTCAGGTGTTTCGGGCCAATGTGGTCGACGTTGCCGATGACGCCTTGACGCTTGAGGTGGTGGGCGATCCAGGCAAGCTCGTCGCCCTCGAACAAGTGATGGAGGGCTACGGCATCCTTGAAATCGCCCGCACCGGCAAGGTGGCATTGGAGCGGGCTTCGGGCGTCAACACGGCTTTCCTGAAGGTCACCGCATCCAGCAAGCGGGTACCCGCTTAA
- a CDS encoding peptidylprolyl isomerase: protein MTGNWWSRFLLGGLLLLAPLSLVACAADGGSSPVGCSTASTPCLSGTAIVALQTSKGEVQLQLDGTAAPLTAGNFVDLVKRGVYNGTAFHRVVREPVPFVVQGGDPTSADPKVPASQHGLGSFVDPATGIPRLIPLEIKRSDEPEPRYGEPVTAPGATRQLALAHQRGAVAMARSADPNSASAQFYVALQALPELDGRYAVFGRVSKGMEVVDQIRQGDKIVKATLVSGGTLVQGKP, encoded by the coding sequence ATGACTGGCAACTGGTGGAGTCGCTTTCTCCTGGGCGGTTTGTTGTTGCTAGCTCCCCTATCCCTGGTCGCCTGTGCGGCTGATGGTGGCAGTAGCCCTGTGGGTTGCAGCACCGCCAGCACCCCCTGCCTCAGCGGTACGGCCATCGTCGCCTTGCAGACCAGCAAGGGTGAGGTGCAGCTGCAGCTAGATGGCACTGCTGCACCATTGACGGCGGGAAATTTCGTTGATCTCGTTAAGCGTGGCGTCTACAACGGCACCGCTTTTCATCGAGTTGTACGCGAGCCGGTGCCCTTTGTGGTGCAGGGCGGCGACCCCACCAGCGCCGATCCAAAGGTGCCAGCCAGTCAGCACGGCCTGGGCAGTTTTGTGGATCCAGCCACGGGGATACCCCGGCTGATTCCCCTGGAGATTAAGCGCAGCGACGAGCCAGAGCCTCGCTATGGCGAGCCTGTAACAGCCCCAGGGGCGACCCGCCAACTGGCTTTGGCTCACCAACGCGGAGCCGTTGCCATGGCCCGTTCCGCCGATCCCAACTCCGCCAGCGCCCAGTTCTATGTAGCCCTTCAGGCTTTACCAGAACTGGATGGCCGCTATGCCGTTTTCGGCAGGGTGAGCAAGGGCATGGAGGTGGTCGACCAGATCCGCCAGGGCGACAAGATCGTTAAGGCCACGCTGGTTTCGGGCGGGACATTGGTGCAGGGCAAGCCTTAA